A single genomic interval of Ruminococcus sp. NK3A76 harbors:
- a CDS encoding AraC family transcriptional regulator, which produces MKIGSIGCDYSHDSSFVMDRPNGAGAGLFLFVKTEASFVIAGEAYDVKANSFVLLRRDTPIKYSAKGEKYVDDWFYFDYDERDLEWLSRIGIGIDIPVYIDASGEIAQLFRMLAYEHYSTERFNEELEGALLECMLYKLARLTHRSSESSPGQHSAKSESLTNIRTKIYSVPEAELSIDRLAAEVGMSRSGFQHSYKKMFGVSPIFDIITSRLDKAKRLLSGTSMSVEEVSLSCGYRSSYSFMRQFRNKTGKTPTEYRLETKNTK; this is translated from the coding sequence ATGAAGATCGGTTCGATTGGCTGTGATTATTCTCATGATTCCTCCTTTGTTATGGACAGGCCTAACGGAGCCGGTGCCGGGCTTTTCCTGTTTGTAAAAACAGAGGCATCATTTGTTATTGCAGGTGAGGCTTATGACGTGAAAGCAAATTCCTTTGTCCTGCTCAGGCGTGATACGCCTATAAAGTATAGTGCAAAGGGCGAAAAATATGTTGATGACTGGTTTTATTTTGATTATGATGAACGTGATCTTGAATGGCTTTCACGCATCGGTATAGGTATTGATATCCCTGTATATATTGATGCATCGGGTGAGATAGCACAGCTTTTCAGAATGCTTGCATATGAACATTACAGCACAGAACGGTTTAACGAAGAGCTTGAAGGTGCCCTGCTTGAATGTATGCTCTATAAGCTCGCAAGGCTTACACACAGGAGCAGTGAATCTTCACCGGGACAGCATTCTGCAAAATCTGAGAGCCTTACTAATATCAGGACAAAGATATACTCAGTACCCGAGGCCGAGCTGAGCATAGACAGGCTGGCGGCTGAGGTAGGCATGAGCAGATCAGGCTTTCAGCACAGCTATAAGAAGATGTTTGGCGTTAGCCCTATCTTTGATATCATAACTTCACGCCTTGACAAGGCAAAGCGCTTGCTTTCGGGTACTTCTATGAGCGTTGAGGAGGTATCCCTGAGCTGCGGATACAGGAGCTCGTATTCATTTATGCGGCAATTCAGGAACAAGACCGGAAAAACGCCGACTGAATACAGGCTTGAAACTAAAAATACTAAATGA